The following proteins are co-located in the bacterium genome:
- a CDS encoding tetratricopeptide repeat protein, which produces MRTKLFKIVTGWLLFTVVGVWGQEGEEGSLLEELRQEEASSSSLTAELERLTAAEMDKVDLIRKLEREKRYDQLEAMARRDFISAMDKYSRAEDFWDKATRADKRAETVQAESYREQARTKYRESIDELEFIDDWYPLFSRRSDVYFIWGDSLYKLEEYHDAVRTLERLREEYPAYTKMGDALLQLGECHFALEDYEKAATFYQRVVDNYPQLRSAFKTSMKRLEWIYKYWATDEFDSASYAEALPLFQRLLDVYRSYTDVPEAIFYVGECYFFLGDRENARERFDNIKSKYSDSRYLGASLARLEELAGMYFAEGMEYYDMEQEITWFQASDVFEFIVDKYPDFSRLDETLYRWGDSLFRVNDYQGAQKPLVQCKKDYPHSTWCMYSLYTLEYMRYRRERFNEAIRFYQELAGKPEFSGFEYSDASRYVVGMCYYRLAKYQKAVEVVAGIDRNGEYAIYGSYLGGLCLVKQDKLEEAVESFKDMASAPTYSDATRRLEGRAHIILAYLYQRLGDNNAAWLEYEHISASDIENWDDAQVGKAYLMINRAETGDYDDVIIMMRSLLNRFPDTDLAPDAYILIGYCQIQEREYEGAIRTLEDVVDSYTIDRERINSNPEYQKLIADIEEELKFVTSILTHEIKDIRNIGGDVLYPEELNEAEEEAREMQAAIAELQTFVSGRDIIGRDITEDAEFFRAYASFSYKEDIEGQFQNVIGEHAERYTELREARAENIEQQNELKVGAAGRTVVADLEARQAEREEKINWITGEAWKDEFARFMTTEEIEAQKAAAAAAAAAAAEGRGEGFAGEIEEDAEIPPDEGEVPGEIDEASSGEGDEEVATDEGTVEEDIPADTGIVEEDVPADAGTEEVAPDGETGDTTDETDVPLEETVEPTDTETVPTDEAELTD; this is translated from the coding sequence ATGCGCACAAAGCTTTTTAAAATCGTAACGGGCTGGCTCCTGTTCACCGTGGTCGGTGTGTGGGGGCAGGAAGGGGAGGAGGGGAGCCTCCTTGAGGAGCTGCGCCAGGAGGAGGCGAGCTCGTCCTCCCTCACCGCGGAACTGGAGCGCCTCACCGCGGCCGAGATGGACAAGGTGGACCTCATCCGCAAGCTCGAGCGGGAGAAACGCTACGATCAGCTCGAGGCCATGGCCCGGCGCGATTTCATCTCAGCCATGGACAAGTATTCACGCGCCGAGGACTTCTGGGACAAGGCCACGCGCGCAGACAAGCGCGCAGAGACCGTGCAGGCGGAGTCATACCGCGAACAGGCCAGAACGAAGTACAGGGAGTCCATTGACGAGCTCGAGTTCATAGACGACTGGTACCCCTTGTTCTCCCGGCGCTCCGACGTCTACTTCATCTGGGGCGATTCCCTCTACAAGCTCGAAGAGTATCACGACGCCGTGCGCACACTCGAACGGCTCCGCGAGGAGTACCCGGCCTACACAAAGATGGGCGACGCTCTCTTGCAGCTCGGCGAGTGCCACTTCGCCCTCGAGGACTACGAAAAAGCGGCGACGTTCTACCAGCGCGTCGTGGACAACTACCCCCAGCTCCGTTCAGCCTTTAAAACCTCCATGAAACGCCTGGAGTGGATTTATAAGTACTGGGCCACGGACGAGTTCGACTCCGCTTCATACGCCGAAGCCCTTCCACTGTTCCAGCGACTGCTCGACGTGTACCGCTCCTACACCGACGTGCCCGAGGCAATCTTCTACGTCGGTGAGTGCTACTTCTTCTTGGGCGACCGCGAGAACGCACGCGAGCGGTTCGACAACATCAAGAGCAAGTACTCCGACTCGCGATACCTGGGAGCATCCCTGGCCAGGCTTGAGGAGCTCGCGGGGATGTACTTCGCCGAGGGCATGGAGTACTACGACATGGAGCAGGAGATAACATGGTTCCAGGCGTCCGACGTATTCGAGTTCATCGTTGATAAGTACCCCGATTTCTCGAGGCTCGACGAGACGCTTTACCGGTGGGGGGATTCACTATTCAGGGTGAACGACTACCAGGGCGCTCAGAAACCGCTGGTACAGTGCAAGAAGGACTACCCGCACAGCACATGGTGCATGTACTCGCTGTACACCCTCGAGTACATGCGGTACAGACGCGAGAGGTTCAACGAGGCCATCAGGTTTTACCAGGAGCTGGCGGGCAAGCCCGAGTTTTCAGGGTTCGAGTATTCGGACGCGAGCCGGTACGTGGTCGGGATGTGCTACTACAGGCTCGCCAAGTACCAGAAGGCGGTGGAAGTCGTCGCGGGGATTGACCGGAATGGCGAGTACGCGATTTACGGGAGCTACCTGGGGGGCCTGTGCCTGGTGAAGCAGGACAAGCTCGAGGAGGCTGTCGAATCATTCAAGGACATGGCCAGCGCCCCGACGTACTCCGACGCGACCCGGCGTCTGGAGGGACGGGCGCACATCATCCTGGCCTACCTCTACCAGCGCCTGGGCGACAACAACGCCGCATGGCTCGAGTACGAACACATCTCCGCTTCAGACATAGAGAACTGGGACGACGCCCAGGTGGGCAAGGCCTACCTCATGATAAATCGGGCCGAAACAGGGGATTACGACGACGTAATCATCATGATGCGGTCTCTGTTGAACCGGTTTCCCGACACCGATCTGGCCCCCGATGCCTACATCCTCATCGGCTACTGCCAGATTCAGGAGCGCGAGTACGAGGGCGCCATCCGGACCCTGGAGGACGTGGTTGACAGCTACACCATTGACCGTGAGCGCATCAACTCCAACCCCGAGTACCAGAAGCTCATCGCCGACATCGAGGAGGAACTGAAGTTCGTCACCTCGATTCTCACCCACGAGATCAAGGACATCCGCAACATCGGCGGGGACGTCCTCTACCCCGAGGAGCTCAACGAGGCCGAGGAGGAGGCCCGCGAGATGCAGGCCGCCATCGCCGAGCTCCAGACCTTTGTCTCCGGCCGCGATATCATCGGTCGCGACATCACCGAGGACGCTGAATTCTTCAGGGCCTATGCCTCTTTCTCCTACAAGGAGGACATCGAGGGCCAGTTCCAGAACGTCATCGGTGAACACGCCGAGCGCTACACGGAGCTCAGGGAGGCCCGCGCGGAGAACATCGAGCAGCAGAACGAGCTGAAGGTGGGGGCCGCCGGGCGCACGGTGGTCGCCGATCTGGAGGCCCGCCAGGCCGAGCGCGAGGAGAAGATCAACTGGATAACCGGGGAGGCCTGGAAGGATGAGTTCGCCCGCTTCATGACCACCGAGGAGATCGAGGCTCAAAAAGCCGCCGCCGCCGCCGCCGCGGCCGCTGCCGCCGAGGGGCGGGGCGAGGGCTTCGCCGGCGAGATAGAGGAAGATGCCGAAATCCCACCCGACGAGGGGGAGGTTCCCGGGGAGATTGACGAGGCGTCATCCGGCGAGGGCGACGAAGAGGTCGCCACGGACGAGGGGACCGTGGAAGAAGATATCCCCGCGGATACGGGGATCGTGGAAGAGGATGTCCCCGCGGATGCGGGAACCGAAGAGGTAGCCCCCGACGGGGAGACGGGGGATACGACGGACGAGACCGATGTGCCGCTCGAGGAAACCGTCGAGCCTACGGACACGGAGACTGTACCGACGGATGAGGCGGAGCTCACCGACTGA
- a CDS encoding M20/M25/M40 family metallo-hydrolase: MKRIFLLLALVTTTAPAAEYLALVPAGAPGAGVFYGYFDGGELRATISPANAVCALPDRRDDLYIVFAPSGAAGLPPGIDRLGRLTYGAEICNLGTDDLRELIGLGFRLCHLEPTIRAPQREAPPDILTADAHELVDMVDLDRIDAYDYDLTEFRTRYAYTPQNNLAGDYIAAELADSGFEVTREKWIGASPQSLDAEGGLIAFSLASSHLFYSTDGGAVFVEYFPTGEIKVWPNSACAVFPPATIHFAGGDTYRRTDDGGATWTETPFDLGSESNDLSTMAFADADTGYLFSASGDVWRTEDSGSVWEKVGGTGMEIFAAACLPGDPRTVIGVSRGETVLRSADGGETWETVYASSGGSTLYDAAFGDSDRGLAVGTADRLLITDDGGETWTPSQIPGVDPAQQLLAVTAIGPLEYVVGSIYGEMYRTADGGESWETVTTAKASAVNALDWDGTGEKVWLASRDGPAYADGELDGLTWRLEGLDPGTGILWENIIGEKTGSEYPRSYIYGTAHFDSISGTEDQDEDPYILAPGANDNGSGASALLEISRVLADYTPRRSLRLVFFNAEELGLHGSSHHARQLALDGVQVDGVVNLDMVVWSDPPEVQEDLDIITDYRSEWLADVLMESCVRYGDGMPGYKIIDPNAHRSDHFIFWVVGYPALLCTEDIDLPYPYYHTYDDDYPMIAGHFPLTRQITRAALGALAGLVGIHDDHLYNLADIYAYPNPFRGDRHSGVTFNGIPPGSKIRVYDIVGNLVYETVSTAFELDWDVTNTVGAELAAGVYLYHVTAPGGDSVTAKLAVIR; this comes from the coding sequence ATGAAACGGATTTTCCTCCTCCTCGCGCTCGTCACGACGACGGCTCCGGCCGCCGAGTACCTCGCCCTCGTACCCGCCGGTGCGCCGGGGGCGGGGGTGTTCTACGGGTACTTCGACGGCGGGGAGCTCAGGGCGACGATCTCTCCCGCGAATGCCGTCTGCGCGCTGCCGGACCGCCGGGACGACCTGTACATCGTGTTCGCGCCGTCGGGCGCCGCCGGGCTGCCCCCGGGGATAGACCGGCTGGGCCGTCTGACCTACGGAGCGGAAATCTGCAACCTCGGGACCGACGACCTGCGGGAGCTCATCGGCCTGGGTTTCCGCCTCTGTCACCTGGAACCGACGATCAGAGCCCCCCAACGGGAAGCACCGCCGGATATTCTCACCGCCGACGCCCATGAGCTCGTTGACATGGTAGACCTGGACCGGATTGACGCCTACGACTACGACCTGACCGAGTTCCGCACCCGTTACGCCTACACCCCGCAGAACAACCTGGCGGGGGACTACATCGCCGCCGAGCTGGCGGACTCGGGCTTCGAGGTTACGCGGGAAAAATGGATCGGCGCCAGCCCCCAATCCCTGGACGCCGAGGGCGGGCTCATCGCCTTCTCCCTGGCCAGTTCCCACCTGTTTTACTCGACCGACGGCGGGGCTGTTTTCGTCGAGTACTTCCCCACCGGGGAGATAAAGGTTTGGCCGAACAGCGCCTGTGCCGTATTCCCTCCGGCCACGATTCATTTCGCCGGCGGCGACACCTACCGTCGCACCGACGACGGCGGGGCGACCTGGACCGAAACCCCCTTCGATCTGGGTTCGGAAAGCAACGACCTCTCGACGATGGCCTTCGCCGACGCAGATACGGGTTACCTCTTCAGCGCCTCGGGCGATGTCTGGCGCACCGAGGACTCGGGCTCGGTCTGGGAAAAGGTCGGGGGCACGGGCATGGAGATTTTCGCCGCGGCGTGCCTCCCGGGCGACCCCCGGACGGTCATCGGGGTGAGCCGAGGCGAGACAGTGCTCCGGAGCGCCGACGGTGGCGAGACCTGGGAAACGGTCTACGCCTCTTCCGGCGGCTCGACGCTCTACGACGCGGCCTTCGGTGATTCCGATCGGGGCCTGGCGGTGGGGACGGCCGACCGGCTGCTCATCACCGATGACGGCGGCGAGACCTGGACCCCCTCGCAGATTCCGGGCGTTGACCCCGCCCAGCAGCTCCTCGCGGTGACGGCCATCGGGCCGCTCGAATACGTCGTCGGGTCAATCTACGGGGAGATGTACCGCACCGCGGACGGCGGGGAGAGCTGGGAGACAGTGACCACCGCGAAGGCCTCGGCGGTGAACGCCCTGGACTGGGACGGAACCGGGGAAAAGGTCTGGCTCGCATCGAGGGATGGACCCGCCTACGCCGACGGGGAGCTCGACGGGCTCACCTGGCGGCTCGAGGGGCTGGACCCGGGAACGGGCATCCTCTGGGAGAACATCATCGGCGAGAAGACCGGGAGCGAGTACCCACGGAGTTACATTTACGGCACCGCCCACTTCGACTCGATCTCGGGCACTGAGGACCAGGACGAAGATCCCTACATATTGGCCCCCGGCGCCAACGACAACGGGTCGGGGGCGTCGGCGCTCCTGGAGATATCGCGCGTTCTGGCGGATTACACGCCCCGGCGCAGCCTGCGCCTTGTGTTCTTCAACGCCGAGGAGCTCGGGCTCCACGGCAGCTCCCACCACGCCCGGCAACTGGCCCTGGACGGGGTCCAGGTGGACGGGGTGGTAAACCTGGACATGGTCGTCTGGAGCGACCCGCCCGAGGTACAGGAGGACCTGGACATCATTACCGATTACCGGAGCGAGTGGCTCGCCGACGTGCTCATGGAATCGTGCGTACGCTACGGCGACGGCATGCCGGGGTACAAGATTATCGATCCCAACGCCCACCGCTCGGACCACTTCATCTTCTGGGTCGTTGGGTATCCAGCGTTGTTGTGTACCGAGGACATTGACCTGCCCTACCCCTACTACCACACCTACGACGACGACTACCCGATGATCGCCGGCCACTTCCCGCTGACCCGGCAGATAACGCGGGCCGCCCTCGGCGCCCTGGCCGGCCTCGTCGGCATCCACGACGACCACCTCTACAATCTTGCCGACATCTACGCCTACCCGAACCCCTTCCGCGGCGACAGGCACTCCGGGGTAACGTTCAACGGGATCCCGCCCGGTTCCAAAATCCGTGTGTACGACATCGTCGGGAACCTGGTCTACGAAACCGTGAGCACCGCCTTCGAGCTGGATTGGGACGTGACCAATACAGTGGGCGCCGAGCTGGCCGCGGGCGTGTACCTCTACCACGTGACGGCCCCCGGGGGGGACTCCGTGACGGCCAAACTGGCGGTGATACGCTGA
- a CDS encoding glucose-6-phosphate isomerase (catalyzes the formation of D-fructose 6-phosphate from D-glucose 6-phosphate) — translation MGEGKISLDLRTSDRRLIGRSGLDFAQWRESYPELVTALIGPAPGYAALPDQQVSDLLHWVEPLKGGCDDLVLLGIGGSGLGARMLNCAFIEPASRKPGHPRLHVVDNVDPRRLRHLLGELDPHRTLVNVITKSGSTAETMASFAVVRGWLREALGKGYGERVVAVTDPDLGDLRALATAEGYRTFDVPSDVGGRFSVLSPVGLVPAALLGIDARELLAGARAMRTATGNPDWRKNPALALALALHQHHLAGRRIVSVMPYADGLRDFALWFAQLWAESLGKRRRGTDPYGPTPQAALGVTDQHSQLQLYVDGPKDKVVWLLEVTDTGDDVRVPPQTDEYSSLGYLGGRGLGELLRAELKGTVLALLRAGTPSLVLTLTALDERSLGSLVYLCQAAVSITGKLAVVNVYDQPGVEEGKRTTYAYMGREGYIERLAEDELLLAGTDPDRRLHRADALVSEA, via the coding sequence ATGGGCGAAGGGAAAATCTCACTCGACCTCCGCACGAGCGACCGACGGCTCATCGGGCGGAGCGGTCTCGATTTCGCCCAATGGCGGGAATCTTACCCGGAGCTGGTCACGGCGCTCATCGGCCCCGCCCCGGGCTACGCCGCTCTGCCCGACCAGCAGGTCTCGGACCTCCTCCACTGGGTAGAGCCGCTAAAAGGGGGCTGCGACGACCTCGTGCTCCTGGGAATCGGGGGATCGGGGCTGGGGGCGCGGATGCTCAACTGCGCCTTCATCGAGCCGGCGTCCAGGAAACCCGGCCACCCGCGGCTCCACGTGGTGGACAACGTGGACCCCCGGCGCCTGCGTCACCTGCTCGGGGAGCTCGACCCGCACCGCACCCTGGTGAACGTGATAACGAAATCGGGCTCCACGGCGGAGACGATGGCCTCCTTCGCCGTGGTACGGGGATGGCTCCGCGAGGCCCTGGGGAAGGGTTACGGGGAGCGGGTGGTGGCCGTCACGGACCCGGACCTCGGCGACCTGCGGGCCCTGGCGACGGCCGAGGGTTACAGGACTTTCGACGTCCCGTCCGACGTGGGCGGCCGATTTTCGGTGCTGAGCCCCGTGGGCCTCGTTCCGGCGGCGCTCCTGGGGATTGACGCCCGGGAGCTCCTGGCCGGCGCGCGGGCCATGCGCACCGCCACGGGGAACCCGGACTGGCGGAAGAATCCCGCCCTGGCCCTGGCCCTGGCCCTCCACCAGCACCACCTGGCCGGGAGGAGAATCGTTTCGGTCATGCCCTATGCCGACGGTCTGCGCGACTTCGCCCTCTGGTTCGCCCAGCTCTGGGCCGAGAGCCTGGGCAAGCGCCGGCGGGGCACCGACCCCTACGGTCCGACGCCGCAGGCCGCCCTCGGCGTCACCGACCAGCACTCCCAGCTACAGCTCTACGTGGACGGGCCCAAGGACAAGGTCGTCTGGCTCCTCGAGGTCACCGACACCGGGGACGACGTGCGGGTCCCCCCCCAGACCGACGAATACTCCAGCCTGGGCTACCTGGGCGGGCGGGGGCTGGGCGAGCTCCTTCGTGCGGAGCTCAAGGGGACGGTGCTGGCGCTCCTGCGGGCTGGCACCCCCTCCCTCGTGCTCACGCTCACGGCCCTGGACGAGCGGTCGCTGGGCTCGCTGGTGTACCTCTGCCAGGCGGCGGTATCCATCACCGGGAAGCTCGCCGTGGTCAACGTTTACGACCAGCCCGGCGTCGAGGAGGGAAAGAGAACGACCTACGCCTACATGGGCCGCGAAGGCTACATCGAGCGGCTGGCCGAGGACGAGCTTCTCCTCGCCGGGACCGACCCCGACCGTCGGTTGCACCGCGCCGACGCCCTGGTGAGCGAGGCGTAG